CTAGAGGCCCTCGGCGATAGCGGCGGTGGCCTGAAGCCATGCCGCGCGGGTGCGCGGTGCGAGCGTGTCCACGTTGAGCGGCCCGCCACCGACCAGGGACGGGTCATACGGTACGTCGAGCACGGTGCGGGTGAGCTGACCGAAGTGTTCGTGCAGACGGGCGGACAGCTGCTGGTCCACCGTTTTCGACGGAGACGCCAAAATCGTGACGGCCTGGTCCACCTTGTTGGCATGTCCCTTGCGGCGCAAACCATCGAGCAGCGACGCGGCGCCATAGCCGGTGTCTTCTCGGATGGTGGAGACCACCACGAGCTGGTCGGCCGTGTCGACGGCAGCCTCCCAGTTGCTGGCGCGCATGTTGTTGCCGGTGTCGATCACGAGCACCCGGTAGAACCGGCTGAGCGTGGCGTGCAGCTTACGAAATGCCACGGCGTCGATGCTCGCGGCCCCGGCCGGGTCGAGGTCGGAGGCGAGAGCATCAAACTGGGCGTCACCCTGATTGCGCACGTAATTGTCGAGGTCACCCACCCGCGCCGATCGCACGTCGGAGAAGCGGTCCAGATCACGCAGCAGGTCGACGGCCGTGTTGGTGTGCCGCGCCGACTGCGCCCGCACTCCCAGCGTGCCCATCGTTTCGTTGTTGTCCCACGCGAGCGTGTAACCGCCCCGGTAGATGCCAAACGTGGCCGCGATCAGCAGTGTGGCCGTGGTTTTGTGCGCCCCGCCCTTGGGGTTCAGCACCACAATCGTGCGCGGTCCGCTCAGGCTGCGCTGAACGGCCGCGATGGCGTTGCGCTGGTCGAGTTCGGCGGAGCCCGGGCTCACAGAGATGAGGCCGCCGGTGAGACGGCGGATGGCGCCCTGCCAGCCCTGCCGCGCGGGTCCGGCCGGTGCCGGCGGGCGGGAGCTCATGAAATCAGCGAGGTTCGGCGGATCGTGCGGTTCCGACGGCCGGGCCCGAGCGGCATGATCGGTGCGGGCACTCCGGGTGGGCGACCCAGACCATGCTTCGGTGCCCGACTCCGGCAGTGCGGGGGCAGCCATGAGAGATGTGATGAAGGAGATGTCGGAATCGGCTTCGTCGGCATCAGGGGTTCGTTCAAGCCCACGTGAAGCGGATGCCGGCACAAACTCCGGCTCGAACGGGGCCAGATCGGCGGCGCTGAAGCCGGCGGAACGGCTGCTCGACCGGGGTTCCGCGGGCGCGCTGGTGGTGGTGAGCGGATGCGTGAACGCGGTGGGCCGCAGCAAATCCGCGAACGAGAGGTTGGTCACCGGTTCGAGCTCGGCGGCGATCAGGCCGGATCTGTTCGCGTCGCGTCCGCTGTCTGCCCGGGTTGCGCGGTCGTTGTTCGCGTCCTTGACGCCAGCACCGGTACTGTCGGCATCGAGCGCGAACTCGCGGTCGGTGTTGGCCGTGCCGTCGCCGTGAGCATCCGGCACGCGGTCGCTGTCCGATAGAGCGTCCGGCGCGCTGCCGTCAGCGGCGAGCAGAGCGTCGTCCGTCTCGCTGGATTCGCCCGTGTCGGCGGGGCCGCGCCCGGTGAGCGCCACCGTGTGAGTACCGAGCGGTCCCGTTGTGGCGATCACATCACCGGTTGATTCGACCCGCCCGGTCGGGTGAATGATGAGGGGCCACAGGCCCTGCTCGTCTTCCACTTCGAGGCGCACGGGAGAGTCGAGGGTGCGCGCTACTCGGGTGGCAACGGCCACGATCTCCTCGCGAACACCGGCGTCGTCAATGGCGACCACGATCTGGCTGACGCCGTCGATGATTACCTGGCCGGTAGCATCGGCTCGAACCAGAGCGCTGATTCGCGGGAAGTCGGTCGTGTCTTGCGTCATCTTGGCCACCTTTTAAGCTCACAAATTGTTCCCCCGTAGACAGAGGTTAGCCGTCCAGCCGGTTTTCGGCTCATCGAGATTGTGAGCGGAGTTCAGTTACCCAGTGCCGCAAAGCGTTCAATGTCACCCTCGGTACCGGACACGATGATGAGATCGTGATCGGACACGACCGTGTCGGCGGTGGCGTAGGTGAACGGTTTACCGGGGCTTTTGACACCCACCACGGTGACCTTGTGCTTGGAACGCACGCCGGATTCCATGAGGTTGAGCCCGCGAATGGGCTTGGGCGGATACATCTTCACCAGAGCAAAGTCATCATCGAACTCGATGAAGTCGAGCATTCGACCGGACACGAGGTGTGCGGCGCGCTCGCCAGCTTCCGCTTCGGGGTAGATCACGTGGTTGGCGCCGATGCGCTGCAGAATCTTGCCGTGCGATGTGGAGATGGCCTTGGCCCAGATTTGCGGAATCTTCAGGTCAACGAGGTTAGCCACGATCAACACGCTGGCTTCCACGGAGGATCCCACAGCGCAGATGGCGATCGAAAAGTCCTGAGCACCAATTTGCTTCAGGGCCTCGAGGGACCGGGAATCCGCCTGAACGGCGTGCGTGACCCGCTCGGACCATTTCTGGACCAGCCCTTCGTTGACGTCGACAACGAGAACCTCCCGACCAAGGCGGTCGAGCTGGCCTGCCGTGGCCGCACCGAAGCGACCCAATCCGATGACGAGCACGGGGGCGTCGTGCTTGATGCGGTCAACCAACGATGGGCCTTTCTTCGGGGCGCTTGAACAGCTGCCTGCTTTGGCTTGCGGCCAGTGCCGCAGCGAGTGTTACTGTACCAACCCGGCCCATGAACATGGTGGCGGCCTGGACATAAACACCCTCGGGTGGCAGCTCCGCGGTGAGACCGGTGGAGAGACCACAGGTGGCGAAGGCACTGATCACATCGAAGAGCACATGATCCAGCGGAGCCTTTGTGATGTGCACGATCAGAATGGTGGAGACCGCGACGGTTGTCGCTCCCCACAGCACAACGCTGACGGACAGCCGCAGAATGTCACTCGGAATTCGCCGCCCGAACGCTTCCATCTGCTCCTTGCCGCGCGCCTCGGCGAAGGCGGCAAGAAACAGGACCGCGAGGGTGGTCACCTTGATACCGCCGGCCGTGGAGGCCGAGCCACCGCCGATGAACATGAGCATGTCGGTCACGAGCAGGCTCGAGCCGTTCAGATCACTGATGTCGATCGTGGCAAATCCCCCGGATCGTGACATCACCGAGAGAAAGAGCGACTGAAAGATGGTGCGGCCGGCATCGAGAGACCCGAAGGTCTTCGGATTATTGAACTCGAGAATGATGTAGACGAGCATGCCGCCGAACATCAGCGCAATCGTTGTGACGAGGGTGAGCTTCACGTGGATCGACCAGGTGCGCGGCTTACGCCAGCCGCGGGCAAGCACGTAAATCACCGGAAAGCCGAGGCTGCCAAGGAAGACACCCACCATGAGTGCGCCCAGAAACCAGAAGTCATCGGCAAACTGTCCGATGCCCAGATCATTGGGACTGAATCCGGTGTTCGTGAACGCCATGGCGGCGTAGTAGAAACTGTGCCAGATCGCCTCACCGGTGGGGACGTTATCGAGGAGCATGCGGGGGAACAGCAGGGCCGCCACAGCGACTTCGATCACGAAAGCGCTGATGGCCACGGTCACGAGAAGGCTTCCGACCTCGCCCAGTCGAATCGCCTGGCCCTCATTCACCGGCCCGGCATGAATGCGGGAGGGGTTGCTATCGCTCGCCGCCATGAGTTTGGTGCGCAAGCCGAGCCGGCGGGAGATGACGAGGCCCATCAGGGATGCGAGCGTGAGCACGCCGATGCCGCCCACGTTCACTCCGATGAAGACCAGAATGTTGCCGAAGCCGGACCAGTGCGACGCCATGTCTACGGTGGCCAGTCCCGTGACGCAAATTACTGAGACGGCCGTGAAGAGAGCATCGTAGAGGGGCGTTACGGTGCGGTCGGCCGAGGCGATGGGCAGTGAGAAGAGCACTGTGAACACGAGAATTAAAGCGGTGAACACCATGATGGCAAAGCGGCTGGGTGACGACCGAACCAGATGATCCACGGCGTCGCGAAAAGATCCGAACCAGGTGCCCTCATGGTGGGCGAACCGTACCGCGGAGGCTTTTGATAACACGTGGAACTCCCAAGACTTGCGACCCGCGCCAGGTTGTCATGGTACTACCCCTGCGGAGTGACTAACCTGAAGGAATGGCAGACATCTTCGACGTTGTGGCAGATTCGACCCGACGGGACATCCTTCGGATTCTTCTCGACCGTCACAACCAGGGCGGGGAAGCCCGCGGTGAGCTCAGCGTTTCCGACATTGTGGGCAACCTGGGCCTGAGCCAGCCCACGGTGTCAAAGCACCTCAAGGTGCTGCGTGAAAGCGGACTCGTCAGCGTACGCGAAGAAGGACAGCACCGGTTTTACCACCTCGACTACGCACCGCTCGAGGTTATTGAAGACTGGCTGATTCCTTTTCTGAGCGTGGATTTCGACGCAGCCGAGGAAGCCGCCGCGGCGGAGGAAGCCGGCCTGAAGGACGAGCAGCGGGCGTTTGCCTCTGCCATCGGCAAGGCTTTCGCCGATACTTCCTATCAGGTGACCCACGTCGTCAAAGATGCCACGGCAAAGAAATGGCGCAAGAACGGCTAGGTGAGACGGTGATTTCGGGTACCGAAATCGGCAGTACCACGGGCATTTCGGAGTCGTGTTGCCCACTCTGCGTAGAACGCAGCGGATTTCTCAGTTAGAATGGGGTTTTCGTGTCTGTCGCGAGTCCCGCGGCGAATCAACTCTTTGTGAGGTCCTGTGGGTTCTGTAATCAAGAAGCGACGCAAGCGCATGGCAAAGAAGAAGCACCGCAAGCTGCTTCGTAAGACCCGCCACCAGCGTCGCAATAAGAAGTAGTAGTACCACATAGGTATTAGTACGCAGCATTATTAGCAACAAAACCAAGCGTGAGCGCTAGGCCCTTAGGGTCTGGCGCTTTTTGCTTGCCCTTTTGGGGTCAAGTAGGGTTGCAGCATGCCGAACATTCACCTCACGCTGATCGGTAAACCGGGTTGCCATCTCTGCGATGATGCCCGCGCCGTGGTGACGAGCGTCATGCAGAACGTGGTCGAGGAGCGCCCCGCTCCCCAGATCGTGCTGGAGGAACTGTCAATTCTCGACGATGCCGCGCTGCAGGCCCTGTACGTCGAAGACATTCCCGTTCTACTCATCAACGGCAAGGTGCACAACTATTGGCGCATCGATCCGGTGCGTCTTCGCACAGCCCTTTTGGAGGCCTCATGACCATTCGTCACATCGTCTGCTGGCAGCTCGCCGCCACGGATCCCGCCGAGAAGGCGCAGGCCGCTGCCGGCGTGTCCCAAGGACTCCAGGCCCTCCTGGGCGTTGTCCCCGAGATCCGTGCGCTCACGGTGGGTCCGGACGTCGCGGGTGGCGCCAACTGGGACCTGGCCCTCATCGTGGACTTCGACGATTTTGACGCGCTCGCTCGCTACCAGGCGCACCCGGAGCACGTGAAAATCGGTGGTTACATTCGCACGGTCGTCTCGGCGCGCATCGCCGTTGACCTCGAGGTCTAACGCGCACTAAAAAAAGCGGATGCCGCCCTCAATCGCGAGGGCGGCATCCGCTTTGTGCGTTCCGGCGCGCGTGCCTACGGCTCGAGGCGGGTCGGGCCGCGGAACAGGTAGGTGACCTCGCGAATGCTGGCCTGGTGCAGCATGAGCATCAGCACGCGGGCAAGGCCCATGCCGAAGCCGCCGTGCGAGGGAACGCCGTAGCGGAAGAAGTCGAGGTAGCCCTCGATCTCTGCGGGGTCAAGTCCCTTCTCCACGGCCTGCGCCTCCAGCACCTCAATGCGGTGCTCGCGCTGGGCTCCGGTGGAGATTTCGGTGCCGTTGAAGATGAGGTCATAGCTCTTGGTGATGCTCGCATCGCCCGCGTGACGCATGTGATAAAACGGGCGGATGCTGGAGGCATAGTCGGTGAGGAACACGAACTCGTGCCCATACTTCTCGGCCACATAGGCGGCGATCTGGCGCTCACCCTCCGGGTCCATGTCGTCGTCGTCGCGGGGAACCTCGTAGCCGCGGCTCTTCACGATCTCCTTGGCTTCGGCGAGCGGGATCCGCGGGAACGGCTGCGTGGGTACGGTGACCTCCACGTCGAAGAGGGCCTTCACCTCGTCGCCGTGCTTGGCCTTCACCGCACTGAAACCGGCCACCATGAGGTCTTCGTGCAGCTGCATCACGTCGTCGTGGCTGTCGATCCAGCTGATCTCCGAGTCGATGCTCGTGAACTCGGTGGAGTGACGGCTCGTGAAGGAGGGGTCGGCGCGGAACGCGGGTCCTACTTCGAAGATCTTGCCGAAGCCGGCGGACTGCGCCATCTGCTTGAAGAACTGGGGGCTCTGCGCGAGGTAGGCCTTGGTGTCGAAGTAGCCCACCTCAAACAGCTCGGCGCGGGATTCGCTCGCACTGGCCATGAGCTTGGGGGTGTGCAGTTCGATGAAGTCGTGCTCGATCCAGTACGTGCGCAGCGCGTGCTCGAACGTGGTCTGAATGCGAAAGATGAGGTTCTGCTTCGGGTTGCGCAGGTCGAGGAAGCGCCAGTCCATGCGCTTGTCGAGGCTCGAGTCGGCCGCGATCGGCGTCTCGGGAATGGCCGCGCTCACCACGGTGAGGGAGTCGAGCTTGATCTCGATGCCGCCGAGCTTCACACGCTCATCGTGCTTAAGCGTTCCGGTGACGGTGACGAAGGTGCCCTGTGCGAGACCGGAGATGCTCGTGGCCGGCTCATCGGCAACGATGGCGCCCTCGGCATCCGTTGTGCGCGGGTTGACCAGCTGAACGGCACCGGATTCGTCGCGAAGAACGACGAATTGCACCTTCTTTTGGTCTCGAACGGTATCGACCCAGCCGGATACCGAAACGGGTCCATCGTCGAGAGCGGACAGGTTCTTGATCAATACGCGCGAAGTCACTCTGCGAGTTTAGCCGCCCGCCTCACGGCAAATTCGCGGGTGCCCTTTGAATAGACTGATTACGTGGTAGCCAGTCAAGTTCATCTCGTGCGTCATGGTGAGGTCTTTAACCCCCAGGGCGTGCTTTACGGCAGGCTGCCGAACTTTCGACTGTCCGACCTCGGAGCACGGATGGCCGAGGCTGCGGCCGTGGAGCTGAAGGACCGCGGACGCCCGGTGGTGCGCGTGCTGGCCTCGCCTCTGCAGCGTGCTCAGGAGTCCGCTGCGCCGATCGGCGCGACCTTCTCGCTGCCCGTAGAGACCGAGCGTCGCATCATTGAGCCCACCAACCGGTTCGAGGGCAAGCGCATGCGCGGCGAGAACGGTGCGCTGCGCGACCCGCGCAACTGGCCGCTTCTGGTCAACCCGCTGCGCCCGAGCTGGGGAGAACCGTTTCGGGCTGTCTCCGCGCGCATGCTGGCCGCCATTCACGATGCGTGGAGCTCGGTCGACGAGGGCGATGTTGTGCTGGTCAGTCACCAACTCCCTATTTGGGTGGTGCACCGCTCCCTCGCCCACGAGCGCCTCGCGCACGATCCGCGCCAGCGTCGCTGTGCTCTCTCCAGCATCACCACGCTGTCCTGGCGCGGAGATCACTTCGACGAGACCGGGTATTCAAGCCCGGCAGCGCACTTGCAGGGCTCGGCAACGGATGTCGGTGCCGTCTGATGCGTGCTCGCCAGCGTTCCCCGCGTCCCACCCGGCTTCTGGCTCTCACCGGTCTCGTTGTCGCAGCCCTGGTGCTCAGCGGATGCGCGTCGGATCCCCTCGCCGCGCAGTACCGCGAGGGGAGTAGCAAGGGTTTCATTGCCGGGGACGGCAGCGTGACCGAGATTGACGCATCCGCTCGGGGAGAAGTGATTGAGTTCACGGGCGTGGACGAGAACGGTGACACCCTCACCAGCGCCGACTTTGCCGGCGAGGTGCTGGTGGTGAACTTCTGGTACGCCAGCTGCGCGCCGTGCCGTGCCGAGGCCGCCGATCTGCAGGCGCTCAACGCTCGGTTCACGGGCCAGGGCGCCGAGTTCATGGGTGTGAACGTGCGGGACCAGGCGCCGAGCGCCCTGGCGTTCAACGACACGTACGGCATCACCTATCCCTCCGTGCTCGACGTGGATGACGGGAGCGTGCAGCTCGCCTTCAGCGGCAGCATTCCACCGAACGCGGTGCCCACCACGCTGGTGCTGGATCAGCAGGGCCGGGTTGCCGCGCGCATTCTCGGTCAGGTCACGACACCGTCAATTCTCGAGACTCTGATTCGTGACACCGTGGCCGAGGGTTCCTAGGCGTGGGAAATCCCTTCGGCGAGATTGTCTTCAGCGGCCAACTCCTTTTCGCGATTCCGATTGCAATCCTTGCCGGACTCGTGTCGTTTGCCTCACCCTGCATCCTGCCGCTCGTGCCGGGGTACCTCGCCTACATTGGCGGCTTCGCCGATGGCAGTACCAGTGCCGCTAAGGGTGACCGCCGAGGGCGGCGCCGGCTGCTGCTGGGAGTGGGCCTCTTCATCCTCGGGTTCACCGTGGTGTTCGTGCTCACCGGCGTGGTGTTTGGTGCGGCCGGTTTCTGGCTCAATCAGTATCGCGACCTGATCACGCGGGTCGCCGGAGCCGTGGTGATCCTGCTGGGCCTGGTCTTCGTGGGACAGTTCGGCGTGATGCAACGCACGGTCAAGGCCACGTGGCGACCGAAGATGGGTCTGGCTGGCGCCCCGATGCTCGGTGCCGTCTTTGCCGTGGGCTGGACCCCGTGCACCGGTCCGACGCTGACCGCCATCAACTCGCTCAGCCTCAGTACCGGCTCACCCTGGCAGGGTGGTCTCCTGGCACTCTTCTACGCGCTGGGCCTCGGCATCCCTTTTCTCCTCATTGCTCTGGGCTTCAACTGGGCCACCGGCAGCGTTGCTTTTCTCAAACGCCACATCCGTGCGATCAACCTGTTCGGTGGGGTTCTGCTCATCGTTATCGGCGTGCTCATGGTGAGCGGCATCTGGAGCGCGTGGCTCCTCGACCTGCAAGGGGTGATTGGCAACTTTGTCCCGGCCATCTGACCACTACGATTCCGCTCCCGCCGCCGCCCCCGCATCCGCTGGCGATGGGATTGTGCAGCCCAAGCTCGGCGTCATCGGCTGGCTTCGCTGGTTCTGGCGTCAGCTCACGAGCATGCGCACCGCCCTGTTCCTGCTGTTGCTGCTCGCCATCGCCGCCGTGCCCGGATCGCTGGTGCCCCAGCGCGCCGCGGACCCGAACGGTGTCACGCAGTACTTCACCGATAACCCCGACCTCGCGCCCGTGCTGGACAAGATTCAGGCCTTTGACGTCTACTCGTCGGCCTGGTTCTCGGCCATCTACATTCTGCTGTTTGTCTCCCTCATCGGCTGCGTCATTCCGCGCACGAAACACCACTTTCTTGCCCTCCGAGCCCAGCCGCCGGCAACCCCGGTGCGCCTCGCGCGGTTGGCCGGTTTCACCGTGCGCACCGCACCTCAAGGGACGGATGCCGCGGAGGCCGTCACCTCGGCCCGAGCGCTCCTGAAATCCAGCGGTTATCGCACGGCGCTCTTTGACCAGCCGGGCAGGGCGGGCCAGCCTGCCGAGTTCTCGGTCTCGGCCGAGCGTGGCTACCTGCGTGAGACCGGGAACCTCGTGTTCCACTCGGCACTGGTGGGCATTCTCATCACCGTGGGCTTTGGCGGCGGGTTCGGTTTCAGCGGCCAGCGTGTGCTCGTGGAGGGGCAAACGTTCGTCAACACCCTGCTTGCTTATGACTCGTTCAACCCGGGGCGGTTCTTCGACGACTCCAACCTCGAGGCCTACAAGCTGACCCTCAACGACTTCACCGTGAAGTACGAAGAGGCCAACCTCAAGGCCTACGGGCAACCGCTGGATTTCACCGCTGATGTGAGTGTCACCAATCCCGGCGAGGCCGCCACGCCCGGTGTGGTCAAGGTCAACGGTCCACTGCGCACCGGTGGCACCGACATCTTCCTGCTCGGCAACGGTTACGCGCCCACCATCACGGTGAAGGACCCCACCGGTAAGGCCGTGTTCACCGACTCGGTTCCCTTCCTCCCGCAGGACTCCAACCTCACGTCACTCGGTGTCGTGAAGGTGCCCGATGGTCTGGCGGAACAACTCGGCATGATCGGGTTCCTCTATCCCACGCAGGCCGAATCGGCGTCGGGGTCATACTTTTCCTCCTTCCCTGACTTGGCGTATCCGGTGCTCACCCTGCGGGTCTTCACGGGTGACCTCGGTCTCGATGCGGGAGTGCCCACATCCGTCTACGCTCTCGATACCGACACGATGACCTCACTCACGGGCGGTGATACCGGGGTGAAATCCCTCGAACTCATGCCCGGCCAAACCGTGAATCTGCCCAACGGTCTCGGCACCGTCACGTTCGACAGCGCCAGCCCGAACGCCGCGGCCAACGACTTTTCCACGTCGGTTCCGCGGTTCGCGTCCTTCGACGTTCACCACGATCCCACTCAGGGATGGGTGCTTCTGTTCGCCGTTCTCATTCTGCTTGGCCTTCTGACCAGCCTCTTCGTGCCTCGACGCCGGGTATGGGTGAAGGCGAGTGAGCAGGCGGATGGCACCCTGCGCCTCGAATATGCCGCCCTCGCCCGCGGTGATGATCCGGCCCTGGAAGCCGCCGTGACGGCCCTCGCCGACAAGCATGCGGCGCAGTTCACCCCCAACCCGGATGTCGACCCGACACCCAAACCGACCTAGGCTTACATCGTGAATCTCAATGAGCTCTCCATCATCAGCCTGTACTCGGCGATGGCTATTTACGCGGTCGCGTTCATCGCGTTCGCCATCGACCTCGCCAAGCGCAGTGCATCCGTTGACGCCCAAACAGCACTGAACGACCAGGCGGATGCCGCGCGCGGCACGTCGACGTCGGTCGGCGGCTCGGGCCGCACCACCACTCTCACCCGGCTCAGTGCCCGCATGGACAACGATGCGGCCAGCCCGTACGGGCGATCGGCGAGCCTGCGGATCGGTGTGTCACTCACGATCCTGGCCTGGGCCCTGCACTTCGCGGCCACCATGATGCGCGGTATCGCGGCCGAGCGGGTGCCGTGGGCCAACATGTACGAGTTCGCCATGACCGGCACTCTGCTCATCGTCACGGTGTACCTGATTGTGCTCACCCGGCTGGACCTCCGCTTCCTGGGCACGTTCGTCACGGGCCTGGTGCTGGTGCTGCTCGGTATTGCCGCGCTGCAGTTCTATGTGGAGGTTGCACCGCTTCCGCCGGCTCTGCAGTCGGCGTGGCTCGTTATTCACGTGTTTGTGGCGTCCCTCGGAACGGGCTTTTTCGCCATCGGCTTCGCGCTCTCAACCGTTCAACTGCTGCAGTTTCAACGCGAGAGCCTCGTGGCCGACGCGAAGAGCGTGCGACTGCGCTTTCTCGCCACTCTTCCCTCCGCGACCACCCTAGAGAACCTCGCCTACCGGGTGAATATCATTGGGTTCATTCTCTGGACGTTCACGCTCATGGCCGGTTCGGTGTGGGCCGAGAAGGCCTGGGGCCGGTACTGGGGTTGGGACACCAAGGAAGTGTGGACCTTCATCATCTGGGTGATCTACGCCGGTTACATTCACGCCCGTGCAACACGCGGCTGGCGTGGATCGCGGTCCGCCTGGCTGGCCATCATCGGCTTCGGTGCCGTGATGTTCAACTTCGGCATCGTGAACGTGTTCTTCAAGGGCCTGCACTCCTACAGCGGCCTGTAAAGACGCGGTTCGCACATAAAAAGGACGTGATCTCCGCCTGGCGGAAATCACGTCCTTTTCTGTTGTGCGTGTGCCGGTGTTAGGCCTCGAGCAGAGCGTAGGTGCGCTCGAGACGCGCGAGCCACCAGTCGCGGCGCTCCGGTGTGGCGGCATACGTTTCGAGGAGGGCCGGGTCGGGCGTGATCCGGCGCACCTCGATGGCACCGTTGACCGGCACCAGCGGCTCCGTCGTTACGTCACCGAGCAGCAATGAGGCGGTACCGAGGCCGCAATCGAAGTAGAGACCGGGCACGGCTGAGGCCAGGTGAGCTCCCATGGAGATACCGATCGAGGTGTCGAGGGCGCTCGAGACCACCACGGGCAAACCGGTCTGACCAATGATCGACAACGCGGCGCGGATGCCACCGAGGGGCTGCGCCTTGATCACCAGAATGTCGGCGGCACCGGCCCGGGCTACCGCAAGCGGGTCGCCCGTCTTTCGCACACTCTCGTCGGCGGCAATGGGCACGCCGAGATACGCGGTGCGGTCCCGAATCTCGGCGAGCTCGGCCACGCTCGCACACGGCTGCTCGACGTACTCCAGGTCGAAGGCGTTGAGCGCGTGGATGGCTTTCTCGGCCTCGTCCACGGTCCAGAGCCCGTTCGCATCGATGCGGATGCGTCCTTCCGGTCCGAGCAGCGTGCGCACCATCTTGACCCGGGCGATGTCGTCCTCAAGGGTCTGATCAAGACCCCCCACCTTGATCTTCGCGGTCCGGCATCCGGGGAAGCGCGCGAGGACGGCGGCAACCTCGTCGGGGCCGACGGCGGGAATCGTGGCGTTCACGGGGATGCTCGTGCGCAGGGCGTGCGGAGCCTCGTTCCAACCAAAATCGATGGTGGCACGCAACCAGTCGACGGATTCTGCGTCATCGTATTCAACGAAGGGTGAGAATTCGGTCCACCCCTGCGGTCCTTCGACCAGAATCGCCTCTCGCACGTCGATACCCCGAAAACGGGCAACCACGGGCAGGGAGACAACGCGTGCGGATTCGAGCAACTCGTGCAGTGAGGGCTTCATCCCTCCAGTGTGCCAGTCGCCGGTGTGCGTTCCGTCACAAGCCGTCCGGGATAAACGATTCTTCCGATTCCAGCTGTGTCCCTACACCGTTCTCCCGCGTGCTCGCAACGACGATGGGAATCCCCGGGGCGATCAGCAGGTAGGCATCTTCATAGCGCCCCTCGCCGGAATTCACCTGCAGCCAGTAGGGGACCCCGCTCGTCAGAGCGGTGTCAATTTCCAGCTGAAGAGATTCCAGCGAACCGTCAGCAAGGGAGTAGGGCCGGTTGTCATACACAATGTCGATGCGGGTCATGGTTCCTCTTCGCGTTGATTCTTGGTGTGTGTGGCGGTGTGGGTAGGGGTTTTTGGTCGTTCGGGAGTTAGGCGGGGTGGGCGATTTCACCCTCCAGCGAAGGCGGCACAATTACCAGGGGACGCGGCTCGGCCACGATCTGCAGGCCGCCGGAGGAGTTTGCCGTGGCCATGAGCGCTTCGATCCATTCGCGGTTCAGGCTCGGTGACCGGCTCCCGAAATACTTGTAGGCGATCGGAATGCCGGGGTGTATCCAGATGGCGCTGCGACCGTCACCCGATTTGGGGTCGTCACGCCAGCTGAAGTAGAACGACTCGCCGCGACGCAATTTCGCACCGATAACCACCTGAATGTGGGCC
This sequence is a window from Cryobacterium sp. CG_9.6. Protein-coding genes within it:
- a CDS encoding histidine phosphatase family protein, encoding MVASQVHLVRHGEVFNPQGVLYGRLPNFRLSDLGARMAEAAAVELKDRGRPVVRVLASPLQRAQESAAPIGATFSLPVETERRIIEPTNRFEGKRMRGENGALRDPRNWPLLVNPLRPSWGEPFRAVSARMLAAIHDAWSSVDEGDVVLVSHQLPIWVVHRSLAHERLAHDPRQRRCALSSITTLSWRGDHFDETGYSSPAAHLQGSATDVGAV
- a CDS encoding TlpA family protein disulfide reductase, with the translated sequence MRARQRSPRPTRLLALTGLVVAALVLSGCASDPLAAQYREGSSKGFIAGDGSVTEIDASARGEVIEFTGVDENGDTLTSADFAGEVLVVNFWYASCAPCRAEAADLQALNARFTGQGAEFMGVNVRDQAPSALAFNDTYGITYPSVLDVDDGSVQLAFSGSIPPNAVPTTLVLDQQGRVAARILGQVTTPSILETLIRDTVAEGS
- a CDS encoding cytochrome c biogenesis protein CcdA, encoding MGNPFGEIVFSGQLLFAIPIAILAGLVSFASPCILPLVPGYLAYIGGFADGSTSAAKGDRRGRRRLLLGVGLFILGFTVVFVLTGVVFGAAGFWLNQYRDLITRVAGAVVILLGLVFVGQFGVMQRTVKATWRPKMGLAGAPMLGAVFAVGWTPCTGPTLTAINSLSLSTGSPWQGGLLALFYALGLGIPFLLIALGFNWATGSVAFLKRHIRAINLFGGVLLIVIGVLMVSGIWSAWLLDLQGVIGNFVPAI
- a CDS encoding cytochrome c biogenesis protein ResB, with product MSRPSDHYDSAPAAAPASAGDGIVQPKLGVIGWLRWFWRQLTSMRTALFLLLLLAIAAVPGSLVPQRAADPNGVTQYFTDNPDLAPVLDKIQAFDVYSSAWFSAIYILLFVSLIGCVIPRTKHHFLALRAQPPATPVRLARLAGFTVRTAPQGTDAAEAVTSARALLKSSGYRTALFDQPGRAGQPAEFSVSAERGYLRETGNLVFHSALVGILITVGFGGGFGFSGQRVLVEGQTFVNTLLAYDSFNPGRFFDDSNLEAYKLTLNDFTVKYEEANLKAYGQPLDFTADVSVTNPGEAATPGVVKVNGPLRTGGTDIFLLGNGYAPTITVKDPTGKAVFTDSVPFLPQDSNLTSLGVVKVPDGLAEQLGMIGFLYPTQAESASGSYFSSFPDLAYPVLTLRVFTGDLGLDAGVPTSVYALDTDTMTSLTGGDTGVKSLELMPGQTVNLPNGLGTVTFDSASPNAAANDFSTSVPRFASFDVHHDPTQGWVLLFAVLILLGLLTSLFVPRRRVWVKASEQADGTLRLEYAALARGDDPALEAAVTALADKHAAQFTPNPDVDPTPKPT
- the ccsB gene encoding c-type cytochrome biogenesis protein CcsB — encoded protein: MAIYAVAFIAFAIDLAKRSASVDAQTALNDQADAARGTSTSVGGSGRTTTLTRLSARMDNDAASPYGRSASLRIGVSLTILAWALHFAATMMRGIAAERVPWANMYEFAMTGTLLIVTVYLIVLTRLDLRFLGTFVTGLVLVLLGIAALQFYVEVAPLPPALQSAWLVIHVFVASLGTGFFAIGFALSTVQLLQFQRESLVADAKSVRLRFLATLPSATTLENLAYRVNIIGFILWTFTLMAGSVWAEKAWGRYWGWDTKEVWTFIIWVIYAGYIHARATRGWRGSRSAWLAIIGFGAVMFNFGIVNVFFKGLHSYSGL
- a CDS encoding o-succinylbenzoate synthase; translation: MKPSLHELLESARVVSLPVVARFRGIDVREAILVEGPQGWTEFSPFVEYDDAESVDWLRATIDFGWNEAPHALRTSIPVNATIPAVGPDEVAAVLARFPGCRTAKIKVGGLDQTLEDDIARVKMVRTLLGPEGRIRIDANGLWTVDEAEKAIHALNAFDLEYVEQPCASVAELAEIRDRTAYLGVPIAADESVRKTGDPLAVARAGAADILVIKAQPLGGIRAALSIIGQTGLPVVVSSALDTSIGISMGAHLASAVPGLYFDCGLGTASLLLGDVTTEPLVPVNGAIEVRRITPDPALLETYAATPERRDWWLARLERTYALLEA
- a CDS encoding ATP-dependent DNA ligase, producing MGKLTYNSSLTADFDDRVLAHIQVVIGAKLRRGESFYFSWRDDPKSGDGRSAIWIHPGIPIAYKYFGSRSPSLNREWIEALMATANSSGGLQIVAEPRPLVIVPPSLEGEIAHPA